The genomic stretch CCATCGCCACGCCCATCGCCAGCACGTCGATCACCACCAGGTGGGCGATACGCGAGGTCAGCGGGGTGTAGATTTCGGTGTCTTCATGCACATCGATTGCCAGGTTGACCGTGGACAGCTCGGCCAAGGGCGTCTGGCTCGGGCACAGGGTGATCAACGAGGCACCGCTTTCACGCACCAGGTTGGCGGTGATCAGCAAGTCCTTGGAGCGGCCCGACTGGGAAATACAGATCGCCACATCGGTGGGCTTCAACGTCACCGCCGACATCGCCTGCATGTGCGGGTCGCTGTAGGCCGCCGCGGTCAGCAGCAGGCGGAAAAACTTGTGCTGGGCATCCGCCGCCACTGCGCCGGATGCACCAAAACCGTAGAACTCCACGCGCTGGGCCTGGGACATGGCCGTCACGGCTTTTTGCAGCTCGATCGGGTCGAGCTTCTCCCGCACTTCCATCAGGGTGTGCAGGGTGGTGTCGAAAATTTTCAGGCTATAGTCGGCGACGGAGTCGTCTTCATGAATCGCGAACTGCCCGAAGCTGGCGCCGGCCGCCAGGCTCTGGGCCAGCTTGAGCTTCAAGTCCTGGAACCCCGAGCAACCGATGGCGCGGCAGAAGCGCACGATGGTCGGCTCGCTGATCCCCACACTGTGGGCCAGGTCAGCCATGGAGCTGTGCATCACGGCCGCAGGGTCAAGCAGCACGTGATCGGCAACCTTGAGTTCCGATTTGCGTAACAGGTGGCGCGACTGGGCGATATGTTGCAACAGGTTCAAAGGGCAGGACTCTTGTTATTGGCAGACGCCAGGGATGTAGCAAGCTTGTAGTTATACTACAAGAATTGTTGATTTGCCCGTTCGATGCATCACTAAATCGACCTGCCAACCACTGAAACAGCGGGCAGGCACTATGTAGCCACTTGGGCGGGCCGAGCGACGCTAAGAAATATCTGCATTTTTTCGTAACAAATCCGCCAGGCCCTCCGCCTCGATTGGCCGGCTGATCAGATAGCCCTGCACTTCATCGCACTGCTCGGCCCTGAGGAAATCCAACTGCTGCAGATCCTCCACCCCCTCGGCCACCACCTTGAGCGCAAGCCCATGGGCCATGGCGATGATGGCCCGGGTAATCGCCAGGTCTTCGCGCCCCTGCCCCAGGCCACGGATAAACGTCTGGTCGATCTTCACGTAGTCCACAGGAATGCGCTTGAGGTAACTGAGGGACGAATAACCGGTGCCAAAATCATCGATGGCCAACTTCACCCCCAAGTCACGCAATTGCTGGAAGGTGGCGATGATGTGCTCGACGCTGTCGAGCAATTGGCTTTCGGTCAATTCCAGCTCCAGGTATTGCGGCGCCAACCCGGTTTCTTCCAGGACCTGGCGCACCAGGCTGACCAACTTGCCCTGGCGCAACTGGTGCACCGACAGGTTGACCGACACCCGGATCGGCGCCAGGCCCTGGCGCTGCCATTCACACGCCTGCCAGCAGGCCTGGCGCAGTACGAACTCGCCCAGCGGCACAATCAACCCGGTTTCTTCCGCCAGGCCGATGAAATCACCGGGCGGCACGCTGCCCCATTGTGGATGATCCCAGCGCACCAGCGCCTCGGCGGCGTTCATCTTGCCAGTGGCCAGGCACAGTTTGGGTTGGTAGAACACCTGCAATTGACGCTCATCGATGGCTTTGCGCAGTTGATTTTCCAACTGTAAGCGCTCAAGGGTGCTGGCTTGCAGACTGTCGGTGTAGAACTGGAAGTTATTGCCGCCCAAATGCTTGGCGTGCTGCATGGCCATGTTCGACTGGCTGACCAATGCGGAAATTTCCCGCGCGTTATCCGGTAACAAACTGACACCGATTGAGGCACTGACCACCAACTCATGCCCCTCCACCGTCACCGGTACCCGCAACTTGGCCAGCAATCGCGTAGCGACCCGCGCCAGGCTCGACAGACTGCCATAGGCATCGAACAGCACCGCAAATTCGTCGCCGGACAGCCGTGCGATGGTGTCGGCCTCCGGCAAGGCATTGATCAGGCGCCGGGCCATTTTCTGTAGCAACTGGTCGGCGACTTCATGGCCCAGGCTGTCATTGAGCAGCTTGAAACGGTCCAGGTTGATATGCAGCAACGCCAGGCTGCGGCCACCCTGGCGTACCCGTTGATGGGCTTCACGCAGGCGCTCGCGAAACAGCGAGCGGTTGGCCAGCCCAGTCAGTTCGTCGTAATGGGTGAGGTAGCGCATGCGCTCCTCGGACTCACGCCGCGCCGACAGGTCGGCGAAAAAGCCTACGATGTGACTGACATTTCCCCGGACATCTCGCACGACGCTCAATTGCAGCCACTGGGGATACAGCTCGCCGTTCTTGCGCGCCTCCACCAGTTCGCCCTGCCAACTGCCCTGGCTCAACAAGGCCTGGCGAATCATCGGGAAGTGCCGGCGTGCATCGCGACTGCACGGCAATTCCACGACATTGCGGCCAAGCATGTCGTCGATCTCAAAGCCGGTGACACGACTGAAAGCCTGGTTGACCGCAATCAACACATACTCCGGGTCCAGGATCACGATGCCTTCGCTGGCCGCTTCAAACACCGTGGACGCCAGCCGCAGTTGCTCTTCCGCAGCCTTGCCGGCACTGATATCGCGCCGGGTGCCGAGCATGCGTGTCACGCGCCCGCCGGCGGTACGCTCCACGGCGCGCCCGCGGTCCTCGACCCACACCCAGCGCCCGTCACCATGGCGCACGCGGTACTCCACCTGATAGTCGTCGCTGCGACCTTTCAAGTGCTCGACCAACGCGCGCTTGAGCAGTGGCAAGTCGTCCGGATGCAGGCGTGGCTTGAGGTCGCGCAGCATTGCCATGACGTGTTCCGGCTCCAGGCCAAACAACTCCTTGAGCTGAGTGTGATGGACCTCATCGGTTTGCAGGTTCCAGTCCCACAGCCCCAGCTCACTGGCCTGCAATGCCATGGCCAGGCGCGCTTCGCTTTTATTCAGGGCCAGGCTGGCGGCGTCCAATTGCTGGCCGCGCTGTTCGACACGGTGTTGCAGGCCGACCTGGGCCTCACGCAACTCCTGCTCGACCTGGCGCCGCTGCTCGACCTCGCGCACCAGTTCCTGATTCAGTTGTTCGCTACGCTGGCGGGCCTGTTGCAAGTGCTCGATCAGGGCCTGGTTCTGGAAGCGCCGCAGTAAACCGCGCTGGATCAGGCGGTTGACCTGCCAGGCCACCAGGCTCAGGGACGCCAGCAGAATCAGGCCCAGGTAACTCCAACCCTGCAAGTGCGGTTCGCCGCTCAACAACAGGTAAAGAATGGTGGGCACCAGGCAGGGCAAGGCAAATGACAAAAACGCCGGCACGCTCACGGCGTAGGCCACGCTGGCCGATAAGGTCGCCACGCCAATCAGGCCAAAGACCCAGGCCTGTTGTACGAAGTTGTCCAACGGCACCAGGGCAATGGCGGCACTCGCCAGGGTCAGGCCACTGGCCGCCGAACCCAACATGAACATCCGCCGCCAGAACGGCTGGGCCTGCCGGCTGGGCAAGGCGCTCTCGAAGGCCGCCACCTGGATCACGCGCATCGCCACCAGGGCCAGCAACCACACCAGCCACGCGCTGACCAGCACATAGCGCTGCGGGCTCCAGAGCAACCAGGCGCAGACCAGACCGTTGATCAACATCAATAAAGTGGGCAGCAACGAACCTTGGTACAACAGACGCGTGCGCTCGACCGCCATCTCCATGGCGTAGTGCTTGCGGATAACCTGCGCCGGCGCAACAGAAGGGCCAGGCAGGTCAGTGCTGAGGGTCATAGGCAGTGTTCTTATAATCGTGAGCCCGAAACGTCGACGGAGCATACACAAGCAGGCGTGCAGACCAAACTGCTCTGGATCATAAAAATCTGCGAATAACCCCCGCAAACCTTGGGCCCAGAGGGGCTGAACAAGACAGGCCGCGGGCTGCAGCCGATGACTTACCGGTCATCACCGTGGCCCGACTATTTGCCAATTACAGGTCGCCGCGGTTTTTTGTATCGACCATCCGGCAATGGGATTTGCCCCCCTTCCCCCGGCACCCTAGAATGCGCCGATGCGCGATGATCTCTCTCTTTTGCTGAACTCCCTCAACGATGCCCAACGCCAGGCCGTAGCAGCCCCCGTTGGCCGTCAGTTGGTCCTGGCCGGTGCTGGCTCCGGTAAAACCCGAGTGCTGGTGCACCGTATCGCCTGGTTGATCCAGGTCGAAAACGCGTCCCCGCATTCCATCCTGTCGGTGACCTTCACCAACAAGGCCGCTGCCGAGATGCGCCACCGCATCGAGCAGTTGATGGGCATCAGCCCGGCCGGGATGTGGGTTGGCACCTTCCACGGCCTGGCGCACCGCTTGTTGCGGGCGCACTGGCAGGAGGCGGGCCTGGCCCAGACCTTCCAGATTCTCGACAGCGATGACCAGCAACGCCTGGTCAAGCGAGTGATCCGCGAGCTGGGCCTGGATGAGCAACGCTGGCCGGTGCGCCAGGCCCAGTGGTTTATCAACGGCCAGAAAGACGAAGGCCTGCGCCCGCAACATATCCAGGCCAGTGGCGACCTGTTCCTGGCCACCATGCGCAGCATTTATGAAGCCTATGAAGTGGCCTGCCAGCGTGCGGGGGTCATCGACTTCTCCGAACTGCTGCTGCGGGCCCTCGATCTGTGGCGCGACAACCCCGGCTTGCTGGCCCATTACCAGAAGCGCTTCCGGCACATCCTGGTGGATGAGTTCCAGGACACCAACGCCGTGCAGTACGCCTGGCTGCGCTTGCTGGCCAAGGGCGGCGACAGCCTGATGGTCGTGGGCGACGATGATCAGTCGATCTACGGTTGGCGCGGCGCGAAAATCGAGAACATCTACCAGTATTCCGACGACTTCCCCGACGCCGAGACCATTCGCCTGGAGCAGAACTATCGCTCCACCGCCGGGATCCTCAAGGCCGCCAACGCCTTGATCGCCAATAACACCGGGCGCCTGGGCAAGGAGTTGTGGACCGACGGCGGCGAAGGCGAGGCGATCAACCTCTACGCCGCTTTCAACGAGCACGACGAAGCCCGCTACGTGGTGGAAACCATTGAAAGTGCCCTGAAAACCGGGCTGGCCCGTAGCGATATCGCCATTTTGTATCGCTCCAACGCCCAGTCGCGGGTGCTCGAAGAGGCCTTGCTGCGTGAGCGCATCCCCTACCGCATCTACGGCGGCCAGCGCTTCTTCGAGCGCGCAGAAATCAAGAACGCCATGGCCTACCTGCGCCTGCTGGAAGGGCGTGGCAACGATGCGGCGCTGGAGCGGGTGATCAACGTGCCAGCACGGGGGATTGGCGAGAAAACCGTCGAGGCGATCCGCGAGCACGCACGGCACAGCGATGTGTCGATGTGGGAGGCCATGCGCCTGCTGATCGTCAATAAAGGCCTGACAGGTCGCGCTGCCGGGGCTTTGGGCGGGTTTGTCGAGTTGATCGACACCCTCGCCGCCAAGTGCCTGGAAATGCCGCTGCACCTGATGACCCAGACCGTGATCGAACAGTCCGGCCTGATCGCTTATCACGAAGCGGAAAAAGGCGAGAAAGGCCAGGCCCGGGTAGAAAACCTTGAGGAACTGGTCAGCGCCGCCCGCGCTTTCGAGAACAGCGAGGAGGATGCCGAGCTGTCGCCGCTGGCTGCGTTCCTCGGCCATGCGTCCCTGGAAGCCGGCGATACCCAGGCCGACGAACACGAGGACAGCGTGCAGCTGATGACGCTGCACAGTGCCAAGGGCCTGGAATTCCCCTACGTGTTCCTGGTGGGCATGGAAGAAGGGTTGTTCCCGCACAAGATGAGCCTGGAAGAACCTGGCCGCCT from Pseudomonas fluorescens encodes the following:
- the hexR gene encoding transcriptional regulator HexR encodes the protein MNLLQHIAQSRHLLRKSELKVADHVLLDPAAVMHSSMADLAHSVGISEPTIVRFCRAIGCSGFQDLKLKLAQSLAAGASFGQFAIHEDDSVADYSLKIFDTTLHTLMEVREKLDPIELQKAVTAMSQAQRVEFYGFGASGAVAADAQHKFFRLLLTAAAYSDPHMQAMSAVTLKPTDVAICISQSGRSKDLLITANLVRESGASLITLCPSQTPLAELSTVNLAIDVHEDTEIYTPLTSRIAHLVVIDVLAMGVAMARGPSLVNHLKSVKRSLRSLRLSPKSVKALDD
- a CDS encoding EAL domain-containing protein; protein product: MTLSTDLPGPSVAPAQVIRKHYAMEMAVERTRLLYQGSLLPTLLMLINGLVCAWLLWSPQRYVLVSAWLVWLLALVAMRVIQVAAFESALPSRQAQPFWRRMFMLGSAASGLTLASAAIALVPLDNFVQQAWVFGLIGVATLSASVAYAVSVPAFLSFALPCLVPTILYLLLSGEPHLQGWSYLGLILLASLSLVAWQVNRLIQRGLLRRFQNQALIEHLQQARQRSEQLNQELVREVEQRRQVEQELREAQVGLQHRVEQRGQQLDAASLALNKSEARLAMALQASELGLWDWNLQTDEVHHTQLKELFGLEPEHVMAMLRDLKPRLHPDDLPLLKRALVEHLKGRSDDYQVEYRVRHGDGRWVWVEDRGRAVERTAGGRVTRMLGTRRDISAGKAAEEQLRLASTVFEAASEGIVILDPEYVLIAVNQAFSRVTGFEIDDMLGRNVVELPCSRDARRHFPMIRQALLSQGSWQGELVEARKNGELYPQWLQLSVVRDVRGNVSHIVGFFADLSARRESEERMRYLTHYDELTGLANRSLFRERLREAHQRVRQGGRSLALLHINLDRFKLLNDSLGHEVADQLLQKMARRLINALPEADTIARLSGDEFAVLFDAYGSLSSLARVATRLLAKLRVPVTVEGHELVVSASIGVSLLPDNAREISALVSQSNMAMQHAKHLGGNNFQFYTDSLQASTLERLQLENQLRKAIDERQLQVFYQPKLCLATGKMNAAEALVRWDHPQWGSVPPGDFIGLAEETGLIVPLGEFVLRQACWQACEWQRQGLAPIRVSVNLSVHQLRQGKLVSLVRQVLEETGLAPQYLELELTESQLLDSVEHIIATFQQLRDLGVKLAIDDFGTGYSSLSYLKRIPVDYVKIDQTFIRGLGQGREDLAITRAIIAMAHGLALKVVAEGVEDLQQLDFLRAEQCDEVQGYLISRPIEAEGLADLLRKNADIS
- the uvrD gene encoding DNA helicase II — translated: MRDDLSLLLNSLNDAQRQAVAAPVGRQLVLAGAGSGKTRVLVHRIAWLIQVENASPHSILSVTFTNKAAAEMRHRIEQLMGISPAGMWVGTFHGLAHRLLRAHWQEAGLAQTFQILDSDDQQRLVKRVIRELGLDEQRWPVRQAQWFINGQKDEGLRPQHIQASGDLFLATMRSIYEAYEVACQRAGVIDFSELLLRALDLWRDNPGLLAHYQKRFRHILVDEFQDTNAVQYAWLRLLAKGGDSLMVVGDDDQSIYGWRGAKIENIYQYSDDFPDAETIRLEQNYRSTAGILKAANALIANNTGRLGKELWTDGGEGEAINLYAAFNEHDEARYVVETIESALKTGLARSDIAILYRSNAQSRVLEEALLRERIPYRIYGGQRFFERAEIKNAMAYLRLLEGRGNDAALERVINVPARGIGEKTVEAIREHARHSDVSMWEAMRLLIVNKGLTGRAAGALGGFVELIDTLAAKCLEMPLHLMTQTVIEQSGLIAYHEAEKGEKGQARVENLEELVSAARAFENSEEDAELSPLAAFLGHASLEAGDTQADEHEDSVQLMTLHSAKGLEFPYVFLVGMEEGLFPHKMSLEEPGRLEEERRLAYVGITRAMQNLVMTYAETRRLYGSETYNKVSRFVREVPKGLIQEVRLSNSVSRPFGGGQQQNSSNLFAGSEIPETPFSLGQQVRHAIFGEGVILNFEGAGAQARVQVNFAEGSKWLMMGYAKLEAV